tgaaGGCTCTTGGAAAGCTGCCCCAGGGAGCCCTGGTGGCCCAGGTTGTAGTGGGGCCCGTGGATTGGTCCACGTGCCCGTGGGAAGGATCCCGCTGGTTGCCCAGCGCCCCGCATTGGGGTCCCTCaagcacagccctgcccagggtTCCCTGGTCTGCTCCTTGGTGGCTCCAGCCGGAGCCTCGCGCTGCACGGCGGAAGTGGAGCAGGGCCTGACCCCCCACGGCTAGCGGTGCACGTGccccgggcagggcagggagctgctggtgggatgggggggtctgCACGGTGCTgggagctttgtgtgtgtgtgcctgtggctGTCAAGTGTGTGCGGTGTACGtcattgtgtgtggggggggtgtttgcaCATGTGAAGCCGCTGCTAACCCATCCCACTGGGGACAGCAGGTGTCTGAGCCCGGAGCGCGTTAGGCCGGCTGGGTGGAAGTGGCCCCAGGAACCAGCCCCCAGGGAGGGGGTCGTTctcactggggctggggctgctccgtAGGTCTCGGCTCTGCaagtcccagcccctcctgctgccttgGCCCGTCCCTGCGGGAACCCAGCCTCAGCCCCGGCCCCACACTCCCTGCCGCGCGGTTCGTGAACACCCCCAGGCTGGGTGCCCCAGACAGCGCCGTGGGCCCCCGGTAACGCTCCCTGCTCTGGCTGTTACAGGTGGAGATGCTGCCCCCCGCGGCCGGCTGAGGGGGCGAGAGCGAGGGCGGTCGCCCCGACGCCGGGATCCGGAGTTGGCGTGCCGACCGGGGGTGCCTACGAAACCCCAGACGAAGGGGACGTCCTGGGCCGGTCCTGCTGGCCGCTGAGCTCCCAAGGTACCGTCCCAGCCGGGCTCCCGAGAGCACCCGCCAGGCCGGGGAGGGACTGGGCCTCGGGGAAGTGCCTGGCCCCCGGGGGCGCCTGCCAGGCCTCAGAGCCGCCGGCCGCCCCGCCATGCCCGCCAAGACCCCCATCTACCTGAAGCCCTCGACGCCGAAGCGGGGCCGGAAGCTGCGGCTGCGGGACGTGCTGTCGAGCGACATGATCAGCCCGCCGCTGGGGGACTTCCGGCACAGCGCCCACATCGGGCCGGCGGGCGAGGGCGACATGTTCGGGGAACTCTCCTTCCTGCAGGGCAAGTACGACCTGCTGCCCCCCCTGGGCCGCCGCCTGGCCTCGCAGAGCGCCCAGGCCGTGGGGCAGGAGCCGGCCCGGGGCCCCGCCGCCAGCGGCTACCGCAGCCTGCTCAAGAGTGCCGTCTCCCTGCCTGTCTTCAGCGGGGCGCCGAGCCCGGAGCAGGCCCCCCCCAAGCCGCCccggctgcacctggaggagctGCCCAGCAGCCAGCGCTCCATGTCCGTCAGCTGCGGTGAGGGCTGTTTCCACAGCGGGCAGGGCCTGCCCTTCTCCCTCCCGCACTACCACCAGCTGCCCGCCTCCGTCTCCTTCTCCGCCGACTCCTCCGAGGGCTCCTTCCCGGGCCCCTGGGGCCTGGGCTACGGCGCCCGGGCCGGCACGGACACCCaggagcccccctgctcccccgggGCCTCTGTCCCGCGCTCCGAGTCCCTGCTGGGGCTGGACCTGGACCTGGGCCCCTCCATCCTGGACGACGTGCTGCGGATCATGGAGGAGTACAAGCTGCCGGGCGCCAAGGCCCTGTAGATCCGTCCTCCACGCCATGGAGGCTCCTTGGCCCGGCAGCCCCCCCGGCCCAGCTGCGGGGTGCTGCCCCCTCAGAGAACGCCCTGACCTCTGAGCCGCCCACGGCCTGGGCCCAGGAGGGGCACCGTGGCTCGAGCAGCCTGGGGTCTGTGGGGAGCTCCCCAGCCTGCTGGGACTGGCCCCCAGAGGGGACCGAGGGGCACGGCTTAGCCCCTAGCCCAGCGCGGCTCAGGAACCGGCCTCGGGGGTCGCCTGGCTGGGGGGGAACCCGGCGCACGGACACTCCCTCCGGCTCTGCCTGTCACCAACACCAGCTGGACTTCAGGAAGTTTCAGGCCCTCAGCGCTCCCTGCCCGGCTCTGCCCCGGGGCGGGCTTGGCTCTGGCCGGCGAGGGTACGGGCTGAGCCGTGCGCTGAGCCCCGGGCTCCTCGGTCTGCGGCCCCGCCGCTGGGTTTTCCCGCAGCTGGAGACTCGCGGGCCCCGTGGAACGGGCTGGGACCCAGCTCGGGGATGCGGGATCCTGCCCCACTGGGCACAGAGCCCAGATTTAAACGctaacccccccacccagcctaaccgcagacccctcccccaaatgTCCCTGCCTCCTGCCATGGGCCTTGGCTGGCTGCTGACCCCGGAGGGGGGGCTCCCGAATGTTCTGGGGCCAGGGTGACCCATGTGACACTCCACAGCAGGAAGGTCTGGGCATGTCCCCCCCCCAGGCACGCAGCAACATCCTCACCTCTGACCCCCCCTCCCACAGGGAGGGGCTGCCCCTGTCCAGAGCCCTCCCCCACGTCCCCCCACATCCCTGCGCACGGAGCCCCGAGGACTGGGGGCCGCCAGGGCGTGAGGTGGGAAAGGACGGGGAGGGTTGGTggctgggaaggggagtggggagacacacacacacacaccccttcccccccatataCACCCCTACACTCACACCCCATGCTCACACACTCCATacacacaaacccacacacacccctagacacacccccacacacccctacaaacacacacacacccctacacacactccatacacacaaacccacacacacacccccacacacccctacacacacacacacacccctacaccccccccacacacacccctacacacacTCACTCATACTGTTCTTGGGTTGTTTGCTGCCAGCACCCAGCGGTTCCTGCATCTCAGCCAGCGGATGCTGCTGCCCTTCTGCGGGGGCCAGGCTGAGGGATGGAGCAGGCCGGGGGAGTGCCCCTGGGGTTCAGGCACCAAATCTTCCTGCCCCCTTGGGAGGGGGGCCGCCCCACAGCCAGGCCCTCCAggttctgccctgggcccctgcaGCATCCTTGGCAAATCCCAGCTGGTGACGCCTGCCCCTCTAACCACAGAGGCTGGCGCGTGGCTTCGCGTGGGATCGTCTGGCTGGCGTCTAGTTCTGGCCCTTCAGcagctcctgccccctgcagaACGGCTCCTGCCCTCCCCTCGTGAGCCCCCTGCAGCGCATCCCCCCTCTGCCCATCACTGTGGCCTCTGAACCCCTCGCTCTCCTGCCACCTGGAGTCGTGCGTCAGCAATAAAAGTGTTTCGTCCCCAGCGCCTGCTTCGTGTGATGGCGCCCGGCCCCACGGGCGCCACAGGGCAAGCGAGTGACCCGGACTCCCGACCGGCTGCACCCCCGGGCGTGCCCCAGCCCCACGGCTCTGCATCCTCAGCAGCCAAACAGGCCAGAACCCCAGGGGTGCCTGGGAAGGGGAGAGCCCCTCCGCCTGGGCAAGGCTCGCCGGGAGGTCGGTTTCCCAGGGCTCTGTCCTGTGCCCCGGTTCGTCTCTGGCCCCCATCGCCGTAGAGCCGCGGCGTTGCCCTCACGGCGCCGGGTGAGGCAGGCCCACGTAGTTCTCTGGAGCCCGGACTTGGCCCAGGTCTCCCGCgtcccagggcagagccctgaCCACTGGGCCACGCTCCCTCTCCACTCCACTGAGAGCGCCCAGAGGGTCTAGTGCCTTGGTCCCTGTCGCAGCGCCCGTGCGGTCACGGCTGAGCCTGAGGGGCTGGGCTTGGCACCCGGGGAGATGCCAGCACAGGGACCTGGGGGACAGAGAATCAGGCTCCATGGGCCACGTTTGGCACCAAACTCCCAGGCCTGGTCTAGCCCTAAAGTTACACCAGGCTCACCGACTCTGATTCGTCtacagctgagaacagaacccaggagtcctggctcccagcctcccctgctctagccactagagcccactccactcccagagctggggagagaacccaggagtcctggctcctggccccacccccggGAATTTGAACCGCTGCATTCCAGAGAGGGCGGTGAGTGTCACTGTGGGTGGCTGTTTCCAATGGGTGACCCAGGGCCCTGGCATGCAGCGGGTGTGACAGGCCGTGCACCACATCACCAGCCTGGCATTCCTCGCTGCCCAGCgcacaatctggccctgtctGTGCCCTTCACTCCCTGGGGGGGGCCACCTCCTTGTGACCGTGAGAATCAGCCTGGCCGCCCCAGTGTCCTGGGCTCTGACACACTCAGACGTGCCCTGGTGCACGGTGACAGCGTGCGAACTGTGCGCAAGTCACCACAGCTGCGGGCCCTGCGCTGCGGGGCTGAGACATCCCAAATCGCCTGCGCTGTTATCGTAGGGTCTCCCGTgagcccccccccgggctgcaTACATGGGGCTGTTATAGTGGGGCCTGTTACAGGCTGGTGACCCTTTGCAAGGAGTGGGGCTCAGCCTGGCCTGTGAGGGGGCAGTTGGCCCCCAGCTGATCCCAGTCTGAGCAGTAATTAGCACTAACGAGCCCAGCTGTGGCGGGTTCGTGGGGAGGGCGGCAAATGAGGGGCCGGGGCTGAGTGAAGGAGCCGCAGAGAGTAGCCAGGCCGCAGGGGAGGTCCAGGGACAGCCTGTGAGAAGCAGGAAGGCCGTGGGGCCGCCGACTGGCAGGCAGGGCCCCAGGGAGCTGTACCCCGCCGGGGGGCCAAGCAGGAGCCCTGCAGCGCCCCGGGGTGGGGTGACGAGCAGGGAATGGCCACGTCGCCTGCGGGGGCTGTGCTGGATCCGTCAGCTGGACACTGGttctcctggggctggggctgaccccgACCCGGCTGGGCCCGGACCTGTGACCAGAGACCAGCTGgcggtgcagggggtgctggaggtgAGGACGCTGGTGCGCCAGGGGGTGCCCCAGGGGCAAGTGGAACAACGTATGGTCTCCCATTCGTCTGGGCTGTTTCTGTAGGGTCTCCCTGGTCGCTGCAGGCCCGGGGCTGTTATTCTGagcagagcagtgtggggctggggctttcCCTGGGGAGCGTTtgtctctgccccagccctccccgccctgcccccgtgctttgactctggctctgactgctggctgcttcccagcgactgagcggggagggggctccgCGGGGCTCCCCAGGAGGTAAAACAGCACCAGACTGGCCTTCCTGCCCCTTGCAGAGCGCAACggcagccctggccctggcccgagctgcacccccccaccccaacccgctaggccccactcccctcccagagctgggagagaacccaggagtcctgcccccagcccctgctctaaccagtgggTGCTTTGGGCTGAAGTGGGACTTTCTGGTATGTCTGGTATGTCTCCCTCGTGTTGGCCCTGTGGCTCCATCTGCACCCACAGACCTGGCCCCCCGGACAAATTCCTGGGGCTTGGCAGAGACCTGGCCTGGCCGCCAGGGGGCAGGTGCCCCCTCGACTGCCCGCTGGGCTCCCGGACAGctgcttgccccactctgcctgggGGCCTGGGGATTTCGGGCATGGGAACCAGAACGTAACAATGAGGGTGGTCTGAGGCCCAGGAGAACGAGCCCCCCGTGCCCCCCTTCATTGGGCCTTGCCAGCCTGGCTCCTTCGCAGGGCGGCCTCGGTCCAGAGTGTAACTCACCAGTGGTGTGTGTGGATGGGCGTGTGCACACGCATCTCCCCGAGCAGCCCTGGGTCCTACCCCAGGCTGGGCAGCTCTCCGGCTATCGCTGCAGGGACCCATCGCTCACCCCCTTGGTGGGGAAGTGGCCAAGTCTGGGCCGTGGCTCCGAGCACAGAGCAGCTTGTGCCCCCATCCCTCAGAgggggggcgggagccaggactcctgggttctctccccagctctgtgaggggagtgggggctagtggttagagcagggggctgggaaccaggactcctgggttctctccccagcgctgtgaggggagtgggggctagtggctagagcaggggggctgggaaacAGGACTCTCTCCCCAGCgctgtgaggggagtgggggctagtggctagagcaggggggctgggaaacAGGACTCTCTCCCCAGCgctgtgaggggagtgggggctagtggtccCCCTGCCCATACCAGACTCTAATTCCCCGtaacactttcttattttaaGTCATTTATTTCAGCCCCCTTCCTCTATTAGCAATGTCCAGGGGCAAAGGGGAAGCAGTACCCCCGTTCTGATCTacgttccccctccccaccccctcacagcagGCATGACAGCTGGGTGCCTCCCCTGGCCCCGTGCTGACCCCAGACCTGGCTGCAGACTGCTGCCCTGGGGCTTACAGACCTGGGTTTAGATGCTCTGGGGATTTGGGGTTCCTGCTGCAGCCAGCTCTCGTCTCCATCCTGCGGCTAGGCGGGATCACTCGTCAGAAGAGGGCTCCTTCCCCCTGTGGGAGGGGGGTTCGGTAGCTGAGCTCTCAGCCCAACTGCTGCCAGGACACAGACCGAGCCCCCTTCCACCCACGCAGACCCTAGCGCTCAGCatggccggggggtggggggggggtgtcagaccatgccagggcagcagggagctaATTACCCTGTGCGTGACAGTAGCACCTACCGGTCCCGGcccagaccagggccccgtcgcgccgggcagGACAcagcccagaccccggccgagaccagggccccgtcgtgccagagccccctcacccctcccagcccgCCTGCAAGGACCCCAGTCACCAGGACTTTGTTTCCTTGTAGACAGCCCCCGCTGATGCCTTCTGCCGAGGCGGCGAGAGCAGGGGAAGGACGAGTCCTGGCCAGAAGCTCCCAACACCAGGAGTCCTGGTAAACAGCTGATTTGTGCCAGCTGAGGGCCTGGGCCCACGGGTCTAAGGGCCCCCCCGTGACAAGCCCCTGGGTGGGTTTCCAGCAGTAGGTGACCTGGCTCGAGCATGGggctttcccccaaccccctcgGCTGCGTGATAGTGATAGGACCCCAGAAAGCAGGACACACCACGTAAGGCAAAGTCTGACGTGCCCCCCGTGACTGTGCCCAGCAGCGCCTGGCGCGCGGCCCCCGGGGATCCAGAAGGCCCTGGGACGTGCTCGGCCGCCAGGAAAGCGCCGAGAGGGGTCAGAGAGTCCAGAGCCAGCGGCCCCAGCAGAGCGGTTTGCTTCCAGTGTTTACAGGAAGGTATAAACAGCGGATGGAGGGCGAcggcctgattcccagccccacacgccaccagccacagctgcccaggccTCAGCAGGGACCCCGAGCAGCGCACGGCAGGACCGGTTCCTCAGGCTGCtttcagccccagggcagggggcacaTAAGAGCAACAAGAGCGTCCATCCCACTCACGCACCCCCAGCTGCGCCCCGCAGCCCGATTCACTCACAGGATTCGCCTTCACTGGGGGCCCTGCTTTGTCGCTGTGCAGCTGCTCGACCAGCTGCCCTGTTACACCCCAGAGGTGGCACCATTTCAGTGACTAAGCCAGCCTCCATCTGGCAGTGGGAGGCCCAGCTGTGACCTTCGGGCTGGAGTCCTACCTTAGCCAGTGGCTCTGGGGGCCAggccctctccccgccccaagGGGAATTGTAGCCAGGTGGCTCCCGGGGGAAGGCCCAACTTTTCCAGCTGGCCCTGGGTTCCAGGCAGGGCCACATTCCAAGTCCCACACGGGAGGCAGAAGGGGGAGTGTCCAGTTGTGCCAAGTGCCCCGCAGCCAGGCAGAGGGAGGTGAACAGCTCAGGTGAGGTCCCTGCCAGATGCCCCGGCTGCCCCCGGCCCCGTCGGGGGCCCAGCACTGGCCCGCTCCCACAGCCGTTCCCTGCAACTCCCGGCTGGAGCTCGGCTCCAGGCCCGCCCAGGAACGGCTGCCAGGCATGCCAGCTGTCTGCAGGATGGATAGGACCACCGGGAATGCCCAGCACATGGCTAAATATGGAGCTGGCCGGGGCTGGCCCGGCCCTTGCTCACCAGCCCAGCTGAGCCGCACAGAGCACCTGGGCGGGCTCCTCGGCAGTGCAGGCCGGCCGGAGAGCAaagagggagcagcagctggctaGGGGAGGTGCAGAAGCAGGTTCCTGCACAGTGATGACCCGGGTACTGGTGCACCACCCAGCCACCTCGCCGGTGAGGCACCGGCCTGAgacccagcccagggccagcGGGCGCTGCCCCAGGGCAGAGAACTACAGCAGCTGCTCGGCCCCACGGAAGGGGGAtttccccctgcccagcaccctgccAGGCCAAGTGCCAttggcagagccctggggggagCAGCCCCGCCCGGGGCAGGGCAAGGGACAAGGGGCCACATCGCCGCGAGAGGggttccccaccctgccccggaGTCAGAGGGGTGGGGCTCCACCCCCCAAGCTGCCCCCACGGCAGCCTAGCCCAGCATGGCCCCACCGAGGCTGCTGGCTTGGGAATCCCTCCTGCAGCCAGAGAGAGGAACAGAGGGTGCAGTCAGGGCAGCTCCCCCAGGCTCAGCTGAGCGTGCCCCAGGCCCAAGGCCAAGTCCCAATcagtcagcccagccctggggctggctgggtgtctaGACAGCGGCTTAGTGCCGGCAGAGCCACAGGTCCTGAAGGGCCCGGCGCCCGCGGCAGGGACCAGCCCCCGCGCCCAGGACCGGCTcgaggcaccagcaaagcaagcacgtgcttggggtggcccGTTTCCAGCCCTCCTTTTCCTGCGGGGCAGTGGCCCTCTCGGCGCTGCGCCAGTTCGACAGGGCGAGGGCGCCGGGCGCCCGGCCGCAGCGGGAaagggaagccccagccccgggctgctgagcggccagggcccagccgctacctggggaggagagggcgagtcctgccggGGAGCCGGGCTGTGccgccttgtgccaccccttatatgGGGGCTTCTCCGCGCGgccgggcgggggaggagggaagcccctgcaggcgctggggGAAGGTGACGTCACTCCCTCCCGTTCCAGAGCCGCCcgcgagccccagccccacctgagcggGGGGGCAGCAAAAACCCCAGAGCCGGCCCTGAGCACGCCAGAGCAAGGCTTTATTACAGACCCAAAGGCACCCGCTGAGCCCCGAGCACCCAGCTCGTCCGAGATTTACACAGGGCCCAGTCATAGGCCGGGGGCAGGGGGATACTgtccagggggctgtggggggggctctgtgcacaGCCAGGCCTGTGCCACCCCCGGCTGCAGGGGCACAAGCTATCGCGTCAGGAGGCTCCGCCGAGCGGCCCCAGGCTGGATTTGCAGGGCCTCGCTGGTCCCATTCCTCTGGAGGAAGCTGCCGCTGCCAAGGGCCGCGGGGGGCCCCTCCCTGGGCAGGGGTCACGCTCGCTTCTGCAGCTCCGGGCTGGGCCGCCGCAGGGCCTGCTGCTTCTGGAGCCCCCGCAGCTTGAGGAGCAGCTCCTGCACGAAGGCCTGCGGGAGACAGAGGCTGCAGAGCATCCTTCCCTGGTCaccccctgggggaagggagccccGAAGAAGCCTGCCCCACATCTCCTCGGGAACacggctgggggggagggggggcggtggCACGGGAGCAGAGACACTCGCTGGAGGCCGATCTGCAGCTGTTCCCACATCATCGCTCCTGCCAGAGGCTTCCCAGCTGGGCCCAACAGCTGGAGGAGCTCTCGCGGCCCTGCCCCGAGCCAGCGGCTCTCACGCCACCCAGCCCCTCGCTGCCTGGGAAACCCTGGGATGCCAGCTCCCGGGAGCCCCAGTGTGCCCGTCACCTGAGCATCTGGGTACCAGGCGTGGAGGTCAGTGCCAGcgggtgctggggctcagggcgcTGCGGGGGAGGGTGTCCCTAAGAGGGGTAAGATTTTGCAGTCTAGGTGCCCCTGCAGTACCAGGAGGGAAGGAGCCAGGTCTGGGCTGGGAGAGCCCgttgctgggagagcagggcccCGGCACCGCACGCTGCAGCCCCACAGCGGGAGGGGCCTGGTCGCAGCAGACACAGGAAGGCTCCAACCCCGACCCCCGGTGCTGCAGAGGCCCCGAGAGTGTCTGGCAGAGCCCGGAATAGAGCCCAGCTCCCCCAAGCTCTTAGCCACAAGGCCAGATGTGCAGCAAGGGGGCGGCAGGCCACAGCTGGGTCTGAAGGGGGAGCCCTCAACAGGGTTCGGTGCAGGGActgttgggggcagggcaggatgccAGCCCTGGGCCTTGCACCCCCTGGTCCCTggagctgcctgccccacacctggagcGCTAGAGGGGCCAGAGCTGCCTCTTGCAAGCAGCTTGTCGCCAACCTGGGGGATGGGGCAGCTGGCCGAGCCGGAGctaagcgggggtgggggaggggagttccaAGGCTGCCCCCCGCCCGTTCGCCCCACGCCACCAAGGAGGAAGCAGAGGGATGAATGTTTTTCCCTTTTAAAGCCCTGATCGGCGGCCGTGGTGGGGCCGCGATGCTCCGGAGCAGCCAGGTCCCGTGGGAACCGCTGGCcggggtcagagctgggaaagcTGTGACTGGAGCTAGCACTGGGCATGTTCTGggaagggagctccagcctgctcCCTTGGGCTGGCTGGCGACCAAGCCCTTGGCTTGAGCGGGGCTGGGGGTAGATTCAGGGGCCAGCCTGGCCCTCGCAGCAGCCCTGGGTCCCtttgctggggggctgggggctctccCCCGAGGCAGAGGGAGCCGGTGGCGGCAGGGCCCCTGCGGGCTGCGAATGAAGATACAGGCGCTGGGGCCCCAGCAGGATGGGAGCAGTGACGCGGTTGGGGTCTCGGCAAGCGCCACTCACCTGCGTGTTGTTGTGACAAGACTTCAGGATGCCCTGGAAACAGAGACAGGCGGACCTGAGCGTGGTGCCCGGGGCCCCTGCTGCAGATCCATGCCCCGACCCATGCGGGAGGATGGGACCTGCCAGCTCCGGGCCCCGGCAGCCATGGGAcaacccaccccagccccagcagccatGGGACAACCCACCCCAGCTCAGGACCTGCCCCCAACTGGCATGTgccctagagcgggggggctcaATCCTTCCCTAGACTCCGGAGTGAGCCCGGCGTGCTCGAGGGGCAGAGCCGTCCCCATCACTTGAGAGTGGAGCAGCTTTCCCCGTCCCTGAGCTCTGGAGCCTCACCGCAGGTGGCCACTGGcggcccagaggcagaaatgcGGCCCGTTGGGCCCCCAGGAGAAggtctctccctggctctgtcaGCGCCGGCTGTTTCTCTGCCTGAATTACGCAGCCCCGGGGGGCCCCGCTGGTCAAAGCCCCACGCAGCTCAGAAGAGAAGCCGTGGAACAAGCCCTCTGACAGCAGTTGCAACCCATGGCCAGCGCCACCTGAGCCCCCGGGCACCACCTCCgtgccaggccagagcccggGCCATGCCCCACAGTCCTGCGGGCAGAGCACAGGGCCAGACGCCCCCTTGACAGAcaggccccaggccagagccctgagccgacaagaggggagggggctggccggACCCCAGCACCCACCTGCAGCTGCGCGGCCCGTGCCTCGTCTGCGTCCAGCTCCAGGAGTTCGTCAATGTTCACTTCATCCGGCATCTCTGCCTCCTGCAatgagagggggctcaggagggtggtgggggggtgttgcAGCCGTGGGGACGTGGCCCAGGGCACTGAGCAgcccagacagccccccaacttccCTAGAGCTGCCAGGTCTCTGCTGTAATCTCCTCCaagctgctctgtgctggggaGTGGATCCCATGCCAGCCTGCCCCAACCTCACCCTGAGGCTTCCCTCCCGCCCTGCAGGGTCTCCcagcacccccccctcccccactgaaagCCGCCCTTGCCAGCTCCGGGAAGCTGGGGCCAGAGGATTCCTAGCTCCCGAGGCCAGAAGAGACCCTTGTGCTCATCTCAGCTGACCCCCAcagggcccagcccccccagtaACTCCTAGGGCAGAGCTGCTCTAGCTTTGAGCTGGGGGGTGATGgagatcccccccaccccctggcgaACTGTTCCT
This is a stretch of genomic DNA from Chelonia mydas isolate rCheMyd1 chromosome 23, rCheMyd1.pri.v2, whole genome shotgun sequence. It encodes these proteins:
- the LOC114021293 gene encoding cdc42 effector protein 2, with amino-acid sequence MPAKTPIYLKPSTPKRGRKLRLRDVLSSDMISPPLGDFRHSAHIGPAGEGDMFGELSFLQGKYDLLPPLGRRLASQSAQAVGQEPARGPAASGYRSLLKSAVSLPVFSGAPSPEQAPPKPPRLHLEELPSSQRSMSVSCGEGCFHSGQGLPFSLPHYHQLPASVSFSADSSEGSFPGPWGLGYGARAGTDTQEPPCSPGASVPRSESLLGLDLDLGPSILDDVLRIMEEYKLPGAKAL
- the PPP1R14A gene encoding protein phosphatase 1 regulatory subunit 14A isoform X1, with amino-acid sequence MAANRVGRRLGRGSPARSPGSTRAEPARSPGIQKRQARVTVKYDRRELQRRLDTEKWIDGRLEELYRGREAEMPDEVNIDELLELDADEARAAQLQGILKSCHNNTQAFVQELLLKLRGLQKQQALRRPSPELQKRA